The Poriferisphaera corsica DNA segment CTTCCTCATCCTCATATTACCCAGCAATATCTCTGCCTCAATCCCGCGAAGCCCATGTTGCTTCGCGATTTCAACAAGCTCTTCCATCAGCAATCTTCCAAGCCCTTTGCCCTGCCATGCATCTAATATCAATACCGCAAATTCAGCCACATCCAAGCCAACCTGATCCTCCAATCGCCCCACCCCAACAATCTCTTGTTCCCTATCATTTGGATCCAGACTCACGACCACGATCGCGCATTCCCGCTCCAATCGAGGCTCACAAATCTTCATCAAACGCTCATGCTTCGTCCTCGCCGCCAAAGACATCGTGTCAAAATATCGCCGCCGCACAGTCAACGCGCTCAGCCCCTCATGAAACTGCACCATCCGCTCTTCATCATCAAGCCGAATCACGCGCAACAATACCCGCTCCCCGCTCTTGAGATCAACCTCACGCCTGTATGCCGCTTCGTATGCATGCATCACAACTCTATTCTACCCGCACATCCACCAAACGTAATACTACAC contains these protein-coding regions:
- a CDS encoding GNAT family N-acetyltransferase; amino-acid sequence: MHAYEAAYRREVDLKSGERVLLRVIRLDDEERMVQFHEGLSALTVRRRYFDTMSLAARTKHERLMKICEPRLERECAIVVVSLDPNDREQEIVGVGRLEDQVGLDVAEFAVLILDAWQGKGLGRLLMEELVEIAKQHGLRGIEAEILLGNMRMRKLLKGMGFTLRDDLEEGAMFAEKRFD